The Streptomyces aurantiacus genome includes a region encoding these proteins:
- a CDS encoding 5-dehydro-4-deoxyglucarate dehydratase yields the protein MRFGMRFSADTEAVAQRLRDGMAGGVLSFPLTSFRDDGGLDLPAYRAYLTAQLAGGPDAGAPGAVFPACGTGEFFSLDEDEYRAVVRATVEIVGGRLPVVAGVGYGWAQALRFARIAEEAGADALLVLPHYLVGAPQDGLVEQVRRIAAGTRLPLIAYQRGQVTFTADGLRRIAEIPTVIGLKDGHSDLDRLQRLTLAAPDGFLFFNGASTAEIQARAYATVGVPAYSSAVHAFAPEIAGAFFTALCEDDDATLTKLLRDFYVPLVELRDRVPGYAVSLVKAAARLRGLPVGLVRAPLTDPGDDDLAELERILDAGLALVGAVRRRSDA from the coding sequence ATGAGATTCGGAATGCGGTTCAGCGCGGATACCGAAGCCGTGGCCCAGCGGCTGCGCGACGGCATGGCGGGCGGAGTGCTGTCCTTCCCCCTGACGAGCTTCCGTGACGACGGCGGACTCGACCTGCCGGCGTACCGGGCCTACCTGACCGCCCAGTTGGCCGGCGGGCCTGACGCGGGAGCCCCGGGCGCCGTCTTCCCCGCCTGCGGAACCGGGGAGTTCTTCTCGCTCGACGAGGACGAGTACCGCGCCGTGGTCCGGGCCACGGTCGAGATCGTCGGCGGCCGCCTGCCCGTCGTCGCCGGCGTCGGCTACGGCTGGGCACAGGCCCTGCGGTTCGCCCGGATCGCCGAGGAGGCCGGCGCGGACGCCCTGCTCGTACTGCCCCACTACCTCGTCGGCGCCCCGCAGGACGGACTGGTCGAGCAGGTGCGCCGGATCGCCGCCGGCACCCGTCTGCCGCTCATCGCGTACCAGCGCGGGCAGGTCACCTTCACCGCCGACGGCCTGCGCCGCATCGCGGAGATCCCCACGGTCATCGGCCTCAAGGACGGGCACAGCGACCTCGACCGCCTGCAGCGCCTCACGCTCGCCGCCCCCGACGGCTTCCTCTTCTTCAACGGTGCCTCCACCGCCGAGATCCAGGCCCGCGCGTACGCCACCGTCGGCGTCCCCGCCTACTCGTCGGCCGTCCACGCCTTCGCCCCCGAGATCGCGGGCGCCTTCTTCACCGCCCTGTGCGAGGACGACGACGCCACGCTCACCAAGCTCCTGCGCGACTTCTACGTTCCGCTGGTCGAGTTGCGCGACCGCGTGCCCGGGTACGCCGTCTCGCTCGTCAAGGCCGCCGCCCGGCTGCGGGGGCTGCCGGTCGGCCTCGTACGGGCCCCGCTCACCGATCCCGGCGACGACGACCTCGCCGAGCTGGAGAGGATCCTCGACGCCGGCCTGGCACTGGTCGGAGCAGTGCGCCGACGCAGCGACGCCTGA
- a CDS encoding IclR family transcriptional regulator, protein MPESSGVRGVKSAARTVALLELLATRGDRPARLDELAEELGVPRSSMYQLLQTLIECGWVRSDTTGSLYGIGIRALLTGTSYLDSDPHVRVVRPYLDEASDALGETIHLARLDGPDVVYLATRESHEYLRTISRVGRRIPAHAGALGKALLAERADDELPLAEGPLAALTENTHTTRSTLLADLAEVRERGYSIDREETVTGIAGFGFALRYGTPATDAISCSVPVARLSEAHETRVIAVMREMRTKIESVLPSTSGTPDWR, encoded by the coding sequence ATGCCGGAGAGCAGCGGAGTCCGCGGAGTGAAGTCGGCGGCCCGCACGGTCGCGCTGCTGGAACTGCTCGCCACGCGCGGCGACCGGCCCGCCCGCCTGGACGAACTGGCCGAGGAACTGGGCGTACCGCGCAGCAGCATGTACCAGCTGCTGCAGACCCTCATCGAGTGCGGCTGGGTGCGCTCCGACACGACGGGGTCCCTCTACGGCATCGGGATCCGCGCCCTGCTCACGGGCACGAGCTACCTCGACAGCGATCCCCACGTCCGCGTGGTGCGCCCGTACCTCGACGAGGCCTCGGACGCACTCGGCGAGACGATCCACCTGGCCCGGCTCGACGGCCCGGACGTCGTCTACCTCGCGACCCGCGAGTCCCACGAGTACCTGCGCACGATCAGCAGGGTCGGCCGCCGGATCCCCGCCCACGCGGGCGCCCTCGGCAAGGCACTGCTGGCCGAACGCGCCGACGACGAACTCCCCCTCGCCGAGGGCCCGTTGGCGGCCCTCACGGAGAACACGCATACCACTCGCAGCACGCTGCTCGCCGACCTGGCGGAGGTACGCGAGCGCGGCTACTCGATCGACCGCGAGGAGACGGTGACCGGCATCGCGGGCTTCGGCTTCGCCCTGCGGTACGGCACACCGGCCACGGACGCCATCAGCTGCTCGGTACCGGTGGCCAGGCTCAGCGAGGCGCACGAGACCCGGGTGATCGCGGTCATGCGGGAGATGCGCACGAAGATCGAAAGCGTGCTCCCGTCGACATCGGGCACCCCGGACTGGCGCTGA
- a CDS encoding tyrosine-type recombinase/integrase yields the protein MAQQRKRNPNGAGTITKRKDGRFHCAVYVLQPDGTRARKFAYGKTWAECDAKRRELLDKVDQGVPVPTKSAKLSEWLPYWLDNVIKPRRKLSTFDKYEAHVRLYLVPLLGAKRLESLGVADVRRFLVRLEKETTAATAKESHRVLRSALTSACREELIARNVAKLVEPPRTDTPELHPWTLDETLDFLAVSRKDPLYAAFVLAIAMGLRRGEIVGLRWADLDLENRVLYVRHQVQRRRGLLYDDDPKSRRRRAVPLPALCIAPLRWHRMRQTDARVKAGERWQESDYVFATRNGRPIEPRNLYRSFTRVAQSAGLRVIRLHDARHGTATLLTAAGVAPRVVMEILGHSQISITMNVYTHVVQDTQREAMSHMDRLLRRRSGRQ from the coding sequence ATGGCCCAGCAACGCAAGCGCAACCCGAACGGCGCGGGCACCATCACGAAGCGCAAGGACGGTCGCTTCCATTGCGCGGTCTACGTGCTCCAGCCGGACGGTACCCGCGCCCGGAAGTTCGCCTACGGCAAGACGTGGGCCGAGTGCGACGCCAAGCGCCGGGAGCTGCTCGACAAGGTGGACCAGGGCGTGCCCGTGCCCACCAAGTCGGCCAAGCTCTCCGAGTGGCTGCCGTACTGGCTGGACAACGTCATCAAGCCCCGGCGGAAGCTCAGCACCTTCGACAAGTACGAGGCGCACGTCCGGCTGTACCTGGTGCCCCTCCTCGGTGCCAAGCGGCTCGAATCCCTCGGCGTCGCCGACGTCCGTCGCTTCCTCGTCCGTCTGGAAAAGGAGACCACTGCCGCAACCGCCAAGGAGTCGCATCGAGTTCTGCGCTCGGCGCTGACGTCGGCCTGCCGCGAGGAGCTCATCGCGCGCAACGTCGCCAAGCTCGTCGAGCCGCCGCGCACGGACACGCCCGAGCTTCATCCCTGGACCCTCGACGAGACGCTCGATTTTCTCGCTGTCTCCCGTAAGGACCCGCTCTACGCGGCCTTCGTCCTCGCCATCGCCATGGGGCTGCGGCGCGGTGAGATCGTCGGTCTCCGCTGGGCAGACCTCGACCTGGAAAACCGTGTCCTCTACGTCCGCCATCAGGTCCAGCGTCGGCGTGGCCTCCTCTACGACGACGACCCGAAGAGCCGTCGTCGTCGAGCCGTCCCGCTGCCCGCCCTCTGCATCGCGCCCCTGCGCTGGCACCGCATGCGGCAGACGGACGCTCGGGTCAAGGCGGGGGAGAGGTGGCAGGAGTCTGACTATGTCTTCGCCACCCGCAACGGTCGTCCCATCGAGCCACGGAACCTGTACCGCTCCTTCACGCGTGTCGCCCAGTCCGCCGGCCTCCGCGTGATCCGGCTGCACGATGCTCGCCATGGCACGGCCACGCTCCTCACAGCGGCCGGGGTCGCGCCCCGCGTCGTGATGGAGATCCTGGGGCACTCGCAGATCAGCATCACCATGAACGTCTACACGCACGTCGTGCAGGACACGCAGCGCGAGGCCATGAGCCACATGGATCGGCTGCTCAGGAGGCGTTCCGGTCGGCAGTAG
- a CDS encoding helix-turn-helix domain-containing protein, translated as MHDEELLTVPDVMARLKLGRSTVYDLIRSRRLPSLTIGRCRRIPARAVRDYITNELEAAA; from the coding sequence ATGCATGACGAAGAGCTGCTGACGGTCCCGGACGTCATGGCCCGGCTCAAGCTCGGCCGCTCCACGGTCTACGACCTGATCCGATCCCGTCGCCTGCCCTCGCTCACGATCGGCCGGTGCCGTCGTATCCCGGCGCGTGCTGTCCGCGACTACATCACCAACGAACTGGAGGCGGCGGCCTGA
- a CDS encoding replication initiator: MRRPLDLRHVISPGLRDLVELANTDDFDRVTEQVRDLRGCTSPVNLHGWTVTTDQATKQVVRSYRSEDEPTGRLLTTCGNRRASRCPACSRLYAADTYHLIKAGLSGGKNVAEAVRDHPRAFVTLTAPSFGPVHNRPTTEMGKPRPCACGESHPQDAPELGTPLRPASYDYTGAVLWNAHAGALWARFTTYLRRALAEHLGMTQKALNAALRVSFAKVAEYQQRGLVHFHAVVRFDGPDGHTTSPPAWATFDALRVAVGLAVERARLFVESDAVGERVIRWGDRFKVDQISALGDGELTDAKVAGYVAKYATKNAEGAGTVDRTLICRPCAGRGYVRGPDSFRDLCDDCDGTGQAEPLTDLPVQQHARQMIRTAWVLGHLPEFADLKLWKWAHMLGFRGHFSSKSRAYSTTLGALRDVRRAWRTAQAEAARIRAGLPVDDENTTLVTASSWTYLSSGYRPGEELLAAQVRHDIAHTQRAKQEGLLPA; the protein is encoded by the coding sequence ATGCGCCGCCCCCTCGACCTGCGCCACGTCATCAGTCCCGGCCTGCGGGACCTGGTCGAACTGGCCAACACCGACGACTTCGACCGCGTGACGGAGCAGGTGCGCGACCTTCGAGGCTGCACCAGCCCCGTCAACCTGCACGGCTGGACCGTCACCACCGACCAGGCCACCAAGCAGGTGGTCCGCTCCTACCGCTCCGAAGACGAACCCACCGGCCGCCTTCTCACCACTTGCGGCAACCGCCGCGCCTCCCGCTGCCCGGCCTGCTCCCGCCTCTACGCCGCTGACACCTACCACCTGATCAAGGCCGGACTGTCCGGCGGCAAGAACGTCGCCGAAGCCGTCCGCGACCACCCCCGCGCCTTCGTCACCCTCACCGCCCCGTCCTTCGGCCCCGTCCACAACCGCCCTACCACCGAGATGGGCAAGCCCCGCCCCTGCGCGTGCGGCGAGAGCCACCCCCAGGACGCTCCCGAACTCGGAACCCCACTCCGCCCGGCAAGCTACGACTACACCGGCGCCGTTCTGTGGAACGCCCACGCCGGGGCCCTCTGGGCACGCTTCACCACCTACCTGCGCCGCGCCCTCGCCGAGCACCTCGGCATGACACAGAAGGCCCTCAACGCTGCCCTCCGCGTCTCCTTCGCCAAAGTCGCTGAGTACCAACAACGCGGCCTGGTCCACTTCCACGCGGTCGTCCGCTTCGACGGTCCCGACGGCCACACCACCTCGCCCCCGGCCTGGGCCACCTTCGACGCCCTGCGTGTCGCCGTCGGCCTGGCGGTCGAGCGTGCCCGGCTCTTCGTCGAGTCGGACGCGGTCGGCGAACGCGTCATCCGGTGGGGCGACCGCTTCAAGGTGGACCAGATCTCCGCCTTGGGGGACGGCGAACTCACGGACGCCAAGGTCGCCGGATACGTCGCCAAGTACGCCACCAAGAACGCCGAGGGCGCGGGCACCGTGGACCGCACCCTCATCTGCCGCCCCTGCGCCGGACGCGGCTACGTACGCGGCCCGGACAGCTTTCGCGACCTGTGCGACGACTGCGACGGCACCGGCCAGGCCGAGCCCCTCACGGATCTCCCCGTGCAGCAGCACGCCCGCCAGATGATCCGTACGGCCTGGGTGCTCGGCCACCTCCCCGAGTTCGCCGACCTGAAGCTCTGGAAGTGGGCCCACATGCTCGGCTTCCGCGGCCACTTCTCCAGCAAATCGCGCGCCTACTCGACCACCCTCGGCGCGCTCCGCGACGTACGCCGTGCCTGGCGCACCGCCCAGGCCGAAGCCGCCCGCATCCGCGCCGGCCTGCCCGTGGACGACGAGAACACCACCCTCGTCACCGCCTCCTCGTGGACCTACCTCAGCAGCGGCTACCGCCCCGGCGAAGAACTCCTGGCCGCCCAGGTCCGCCACGACATCGCCCACACCCAACGCGCCAAACAAGAAGGGCTGCTGCCTGCATGA
- a CDS encoding DUF2637 domain-containing protein: protein MTEDRITQRTITAVMIVIAALAFVFSFGNVWSLALRLGVPGPIAPLIAPMVDLSVVGLLVALRYLSLRGLPADQMTAATRLMHFSGLLTLALNVAEPIVAGHYGRAAVDAVAPLLLLGWGSVGPQLLRAFHTVARPAVPAFVPDEIESVPETASDAIRPAAPPTLPAPAPVAPHIAQAAPAPASPAVKVPEPLLTEARSIATSHRTEHGEPITAAQLKTRLGIGLPMATALHAAL from the coding sequence ATGACAGAGGACCGGATCACTCAGCGCACCATTACCGCCGTCATGATCGTCATTGCCGCGCTGGCGTTCGTCTTCTCCTTCGGCAACGTCTGGTCGCTCGCCCTGCGCCTGGGCGTCCCCGGCCCGATCGCACCGCTCATCGCCCCGATGGTGGACCTGTCCGTGGTCGGCCTCCTGGTCGCCCTGCGCTACCTCTCCCTGCGCGGCCTGCCCGCCGACCAGATGACGGCTGCCACGCGCCTCATGCACTTCTCCGGGCTGCTGACCCTCGCCCTCAACGTCGCCGAACCGATCGTCGCCGGACACTACGGCCGCGCCGCCGTTGACGCGGTGGCTCCACTGCTCCTCCTCGGCTGGGGATCCGTCGGCCCGCAGCTCCTGCGCGCCTTCCACACGGTTGCGCGCCCCGCCGTACCGGCCTTCGTGCCGGACGAGATCGAGTCGGTGCCTGAGACGGCTTCCGACGCCATCCGCCCTGCGGCGCCGCCCACCCTTCCGGCCCCGGCCCCCGTCGCTCCTCACATCGCCCAGGCTGCCCCGGCTCCCGCTTCGCCTGCGGTCAAGGTGCCTGAGCCTCTGCTGACCGAAGCACGCTCCATCGCAACGTCCCACCGCACCGAGCATGGCGAACCGATCACAGCGGCCCAGCTCAAGACGCGACTCGGGATCGGCCTGCCCATGGCCACCGCGCTGCACGCCGCTCTGTAG
- a CDS encoding FtsK/SpoIIIE domain-containing protein has translation MKDSNSPAEGIFGQVPLAVALPLVVLVGWAAWWVVRYVRADAMTRQSIRQAVRVRWGWKRLAPMLKLSATDKTPTALASLANTNGKPIKPRVLIPSLKVKHDAYGVIARAQCLPGVGLQQFQKAGPHLADAWRCTRVAVTQDKPGQVLIRGVRLDPLKFPTEHHPTGEPPEETARWDLGLDEYAQPVSVNLTQVPGVTVAGLPGFGKTSLINRLLSDWAPSPAVQFACADGKVSAAYEGDYADWVQRMFAFVGDDLEEANKLFRHLVELRRVRSASVRQVLGVKSMWDVGPSEHWPLVVLIVDEAHTYFRDHKGSDQQTKKLAALAAENARLVEDLVKKGRSVGLLVILTTQKSTGDAIPTFIRDVCPVGLSFAQKTAEAAVAALGDEIREWPDANPINLQDPTYVGVASMNHQSQPGFTRIRTPYVPDAEAARVAEETASLTADPNVLLEAFLGLRLTDVDLTKLDA, from the coding sequence ATGAAGGACTCGAACTCCCCGGCGGAAGGGATCTTCGGTCAAGTCCCGCTCGCCGTCGCCCTGCCGCTCGTCGTGCTCGTCGGATGGGCGGCCTGGTGGGTGGTCCGCTACGTTCGCGCCGACGCCATGACCCGGCAGTCCATACGGCAGGCCGTACGCGTGCGTTGGGGCTGGAAGCGGCTCGCACCGATGCTCAAGCTGTCGGCCACGGACAAGACCCCGACCGCCCTGGCGTCGCTGGCGAACACGAACGGCAAGCCCATCAAGCCGCGCGTCCTCATCCCCTCCCTGAAGGTGAAGCACGACGCGTACGGAGTGATCGCGCGGGCCCAGTGCCTGCCTGGTGTTGGACTCCAGCAGTTCCAGAAAGCGGGCCCGCACCTCGCGGACGCCTGGCGGTGCACACGAGTGGCGGTCACCCAGGACAAGCCTGGGCAGGTCCTCATCCGGGGTGTGCGACTGGATCCGCTGAAGTTCCCCACCGAGCACCACCCCACAGGTGAGCCACCGGAGGAGACAGCCCGGTGGGATCTGGGCCTGGACGAGTACGCGCAGCCCGTCTCGGTGAACCTCACGCAGGTACCCGGCGTCACCGTGGCCGGCCTCCCTGGCTTTGGCAAGACCAGCCTGATCAACCGGCTTCTCTCCGACTGGGCACCGTCGCCCGCGGTGCAGTTCGCCTGCGCGGACGGCAAGGTGTCGGCTGCGTACGAAGGCGACTACGCCGACTGGGTCCAACGCATGTTCGCCTTCGTGGGCGATGACCTGGAAGAGGCCAACAAGCTGTTCCGTCACCTGGTGGAGCTCCGCCGCGTCCGCTCGGCTTCGGTGCGCCAGGTGCTCGGGGTGAAGTCGATGTGGGACGTCGGCCCGTCCGAGCATTGGCCCCTGGTCGTGCTGATCGTCGACGAAGCCCACACCTACTTCCGCGACCACAAGGGCAGCGACCAGCAGACGAAGAAACTGGCCGCGCTCGCCGCCGAGAACGCCCGGCTTGTGGAAGACCTGGTGAAGAAGGGCCGGTCCGTGGGACTGCTCGTCATCCTCACCACTCAGAAGTCCACCGGTGACGCGATCCCCACCTTCATCCGCGACGTGTGCCCCGTCGGCCTGAGCTTCGCCCAGAAGACCGCCGAAGCCGCTGTGGCCGCACTCGGCGACGAGATCCGGGAATGGCCGGACGCCAACCCGATCAACCTCCAGGACCCCACCTACGTCGGCGTCGCATCGATGAACCACCAGTCGCAACCCGGCTTCACCCGCATCCGTACGCCCTACGTGCCCGACGCGGAAGCGGCTCGCGTCGCCGAAGAGACGGCAAGTCTCACCGCTGACCCGAACGTCCTCCTGGAAGCCTTCCTCGGCCTTCGTCTGACGGACGTGGACCTCACCAAGCTCGACGCCTGA